The proteins below come from a single Panicum hallii strain FIL2 chromosome 7, PHallii_v3.1, whole genome shotgun sequence genomic window:
- the LOC112901599 gene encoding uncharacterized protein LOC112901599 has translation MAELERVKHVRPGKHQESKKRKHSCLDNDHVVIWSRKVSLWKLPYWKNLKLRHNIDIMHIKKNICDNIIGTILNIPGKTKDIVKARLDLKDLGIRKELQFRVNGDSCEMTRARYTLSTEQKKAFCDFLREVKFPDGFASNISRCLNVEGTKLQGLKTHDCHILLQRILPAAMRGFLDKDIYEALAELGKFFRELCSKTLNKDVLAEMKKENPIILVKLEKIFSPAFFDVMVHLAVHVPDEALLRGPVQYGWIYPIERRLYTLKRYVRNRARPEGSIAEAYIADECLTFCSRYMDDVETRFNREPRNKGFSNEDAYSVDVFGHGVHFTSAPELVFDDTAIDQMVWYILNNCSQVDKYMRMFIEELEGAGTPNIERTLRQGFQTWFRNHVLRLRNMNQEEVDDDLFSLACGPDLRVRKYSSCIVNGVRFNTIDRDKHRKTQNCGVMTRGTHNSDEIDFFGTLREIIQLEYNFDGRSVVLFKCDWFKLDGKRTELKDDGFFKSINLGSLWYKNDSFILATQARKIFYFTEHKVRQKLLLKSQS, from the exons ATGGCTGAACTGGAGAGAGTTAAACATGTCAGGCCTGGAAAGCATCAAGAAAGTAAGAAAAGGAAGCATTCTTGTTTGGACAACGATCATGTAGTAATTTGGAGTCGGAAGGTTAGTTTATGGAAGTTACCATATTGGAAGAATTTGAAACTGAGACATAATATTGATATCATGCATATCAAGAAAAACATATGTGACAACATAATTGGGACAATTCTTAATATACCTGGGAAGACAAAGGACATAGTTAAAGCTAGACTTGATCTGAAAGATTTGGGTATTAGGAAGGAGCTGCAATTTAGGGTGAATGGAGATTCATGTGAGATGACTCGTGCAAGATATACTTTGTCCACAGAACAAAAGAAGGCCTTTTGTGATTTTTTACGAGAGGTGAAGTTTCCAGATGGATTTGCCTCCAACATATCAAGATGTTTAAATGTTGAGGGAACCAAGTTACAAGGGCTTAAAACACATGATTGTCACATTCTTTTGCAAAGAATATTACCAGCTGCTATGAGAGGGTTTTTGGACAAGGATATTTATGAAGCGTTAGCGGAGTTGGGGAAATTTTTTAGGGAATTGTGCAGCAAAACTCTTAACAAGGATGTGTTGGCTgaaatgaagaaagaaaacccaatAATTTTGGTGAAGCTTGAGAAAATATTTTCCCCGGctttctttgatgtgatggttcACTTAGCTGTACATGTACCTGATGAAGCATTGCTGCGAGGTCCTGTGCAATATGGTTGGATTTACCCAATTGAAAGGCGGTTGTATACTTTAAAGCGCTATGTGAGGAATAGGGCGCGGCCGGAAGGCTCAATTGCTGAGGCATATATTGCGGATGAGTGCTTGACGTTTTGCTCTAGATACATGGATGACGTTGAAACAAGATTTAATCGGGAACCAAGAAATAAAGGCTTTTCTAATGAGGATGCCTATAGCGTTGATGTTTTTGGGCATGGAGTTCATTTCACGTCTGCACCTGAACTTGTATTTGATGATACTGCCATTGATCAAATGGTGTGGTATATTCTAAACAATTGTAGTCAGGTTGACAAATATATGAG AATGTTTATAGAAGAATTAGAGGGAGCAGGGACACCTAACATTGAAAGAACATTGCGGCAAGGATTTCAGACTTGGTTCAGGAACCAT GTGCTAAGGTTGCGGAATATGAATCAAGAAGAGGTTGATGATGATCTATTTTCATTAGCTTGTGGTCCTGATTTAAGAGTTAGAAAATACTCCTCATGCATAGTGAATGGTGTGCGGTTTAACACCATCGACCGTGACAAGCATCGAAAGACACAAAATTGTGGAGTAATGACAAGAGGTACACATAACAGCGATGAAATTGATTTTTTTGGAACCTTAAGGGAGATTATTCAATTAGAATATAACTTTGATGGGAGATCAGTAGTTTTGTTTAAATGTGATTGGTTTAAACTGGATGGGAAGAGGactgaacttaaagatgatggTTTCTTTAAAAGCATCAATCTTGGAAGTCTATGGTACAAGAATGATTCGTTTATTTTGGCCACTCAAGCAAGGAAGATCTTCTATTTTACCGAACACAAAGTTCGGCAAAAACTG CTGCTGAAATCACAAAGTTAA